One Candidatus Eremiobacterota bacterium genomic region harbors:
- a CDS encoding Zn-dependent oligopeptidase yields MATLPLGAAAKSAASALAIDWSLTPAAIGSSCAASIATMKRRADAIARVRGRRTFETVVLPLETASADFNDDLAAQGFLYNVSTDPKVRDASLKCATDAGNVLSEISARPELYRALADAQASGTAKGAAQQKLTQLWLTALKRSGAGLPDAQRKEFVSLSQSLNDLQNKYNANLGNDASTIAITAAQAQSLPADFVAASLKKDADGGYTVPVNESTIGPFMQNETDEAARKAFYVAYNNRGGDANVQLLQNAIATRDRLAHLLGYPTWAAYVLADRMAGSPQRVESFLSQIDTAILPKARQERAEDAALKTAQFPGTQLEQWDQTYYENQLAKTKYSVDQNEIKQYFPVQHVVDSVLGIYQQLLGVKFTKVNVPVWHPSVEAFDVADTATGKPLGRFYLDLFPRPGKYDHFANFPIIPRRVMPDGSVRLAESAIVGNWPLPAPGKPALLQHGDVVVFFHEFGHCMAALLANEPYETLTNGFRQDFIEAPSQMLENFAWDPAILKRVSSNVTTGQPLPDALVQKMIAARYVHYALQTTGQIMYATVDMKYHTMKPPVDTTAVWAATVAQTTPNQYVSGTHPQSEFGHLMGGYDAGYYGYLWSKVYAQDMFTRFKAQGLTNPVAGAAYRNDILAPARLVEPDQEVRNFLGRPMNPNAFYRELGIAPPQTSAR; encoded by the coding sequence TTGGCAACCCTGCCGCTCGGCGCGGCGGCGAAATCCGCCGCTTCCGCCCTCGCGATCGACTGGTCGCTCACCCCCGCGGCGATCGGGTCGTCGTGCGCCGCCTCGATCGCGACGATGAAGCGCCGCGCCGACGCGATCGCGCGCGTCCGCGGCCGCCGCACCTTCGAGACCGTCGTCCTCCCGCTCGAAACCGCCTCGGCCGATTTCAACGACGATCTGGCCGCGCAAGGCTTCCTCTACAACGTCTCGACCGATCCGAAGGTGCGCGACGCCTCGCTGAAGTGCGCGACCGATGCGGGCAACGTGCTCAGCGAGATCTCGGCGCGTCCGGAACTGTACCGCGCGCTCGCCGACGCGCAGGCCAGCGGGACGGCGAAAGGCGCCGCGCAGCAAAAGCTCACCCAGCTCTGGCTCACCGCGCTCAAGCGCAGCGGCGCCGGGCTGCCCGACGCGCAGCGCAAAGAGTTCGTCAGCCTCTCGCAGTCGCTGAACGACCTGCAGAACAAGTACAACGCGAACTTGGGCAACGACGCCTCGACGATCGCGATCACCGCCGCGCAGGCACAGTCGCTCCCGGCCGACTTCGTCGCCGCGTCGCTCAAGAAAGACGCCGACGGCGGCTACACCGTGCCGGTCAACGAGTCGACGATCGGCCCGTTCATGCAGAACGAGACCGACGAAGCGGCGCGCAAGGCGTTCTACGTCGCCTACAACAACCGCGGCGGCGACGCCAACGTGCAGCTGCTGCAGAACGCGATCGCGACCCGCGACCGGCTCGCGCACCTGCTCGGATATCCGACCTGGGCCGCGTACGTGCTCGCCGACCGGATGGCCGGGTCGCCGCAGCGCGTCGAGAGCTTCCTCTCCCAGATCGACACGGCGATTCTGCCGAAGGCGCGCCAGGAGCGCGCCGAGGACGCGGCGCTGAAGACCGCGCAGTTCCCCGGCACGCAGCTCGAGCAGTGGGATCAAACGTACTACGAAAATCAACTCGCCAAGACGAAATACTCCGTCGACCAGAACGAGATCAAGCAGTACTTCCCGGTCCAGCACGTGGTCGACAGCGTGCTCGGAATCTACCAGCAGCTGCTCGGGGTGAAGTTCACGAAGGTGAACGTTCCGGTATGGCACCCCTCGGTGGAGGCGTTCGACGTCGCCGACACCGCGACGGGCAAGCCGCTGGGGCGCTTCTACCTCGACCTCTTCCCGCGGCCCGGCAAGTACGACCACTTCGCGAACTTCCCGATCATCCCGCGCCGCGTGATGCCCGACGGCAGCGTGCGGCTGGCGGAGAGCGCGATCGTCGGCAACTGGCCGCTCCCGGCGCCCGGCAAGCCGGCACTGCTGCAGCACGGCGACGTCGTGGTCTTCTTCCACGAGTTCGGCCACTGCATGGCGGCGCTGCTGGCGAACGAGCCGTACGAGACGCTGACCAACGGCTTCCGCCAAGACTTCATCGAGGCGCCCTCGCAGATGCTCGAGAACTTCGCCTGGGATCCGGCGATCCTCAAGCGGGTCAGCTCGAACGTCACCACCGGACAACCTTTGCCTGACGCGTTGGTCCAGAAGATGATCGCCGCGCGCTACGTGCACTACGCGCTGCAGACGACGGGCCAGATCATGTACGCGACCGTCGACATGAAGTACCACACGATGAAGCCGCCGGTTGACACGACCGCAGTATGGGCCGCGACGGTCGCGCAGACCACGCCGAACCAGTACGTCTCCGGGACGCACCCGCAGTCGGAGTTCGGCCACCTGATGGGCGGCTACGATGCGGGCTACTACGGCTATCTGTGGTCGAAGGTCTACGCGCAGGACATGTTCACGCGCTTCAAGGCGCAAGGGCTCACCAACCCGGTGGCCGGCGCGGCGTACCGCAACGACATCCTTGCGCCGGCGCGTTTAGTCGAACCGGACCAAGAAGTGCGGAATTTCCTTGGTCGTCCAATGAATCCGAACGCGTTCTACCGCGAGCTCGGCATCGCGCCGCCGCAAACGTCGGCGCGCTGA
- a CDS encoding DUF4446 family protein has protein sequence MQNLITALVAGLVSAIIVTGGYHLLVASPRFRQLKAVLGTHDGLLGGGATGAVDRLAALERENASAAAAREAALRRIEALEKIARSEVPRVGFVRYNAFSDVGSDLSYALALLNRDGDGVVLSSIYSREETRTYGKAVAAFKPAQDPSEEELAAIARARAAAS, from the coding sequence ATGCAGAACCTCATCACGGCCCTCGTTGCCGGGCTGGTGAGCGCGATCATCGTGACCGGCGGATATCATCTGCTCGTCGCGAGCCCGCGCTTCCGCCAGCTCAAGGCGGTGCTGGGCACTCACGACGGACTTCTCGGCGGCGGCGCGACCGGCGCGGTCGACCGGCTGGCGGCGCTCGAGCGCGAGAACGCGTCCGCGGCGGCGGCGCGCGAGGCCGCGCTGCGCCGGATCGAGGCGCTCGAGAAAATCGCGCGCAGTGAAGTCCCCCGGGTCGGGTTCGTGCGCTACAACGCGTTCAGCGACGTCGGCTCGGACCTCTCGTACGCGCTGGCGCTGCTCAACCGCGACGGCGACGGCGTCGTGCTGAGCAGCATCTACTCGCGCGAGGAGACGCGCACGTACGGCAAAGCCGTGGCGGCGTTCAAACCGGCGCAAGATCCCTCGGAAGAAGAGCTCGCGGCGATCGCCCGCGCGCGGGCGGCAGCATCATGA